Proteins from a genomic interval of Ornithodoros turicata isolate Travis unplaced genomic scaffold, ASM3712646v1 ctg00000945.1, whole genome shotgun sequence:
- the LOC135375783 gene encoding uncharacterized protein LOC135375783, translating into MSPFAVAKALESVVCKIYSAKKLSSGDIQVQVENRKQSNALYSLTHTRETAVTVTSHRSLNIVRGVISESELLECSDSELEEGLADEGVVSAKRIVMRRDGKEIPTKHVVLSFKLHSLPSTIKAGYLNCHVRAYIPNPRRCYKCQKFGHGSHVCRGQAVCARCAGKDHSSETCSNDIRCTNCEGSHPAYSRSWPFWQEEKQVLKIKFEQNVTYRAARAQLQFQKKGTFSDVVRRGVAPLRVSVETQTSGPPHHTPQLKERVTEVLPPVATQPITQGEAATASKEVVVSPSVWDGIAKGLSQSTSQDMNVDDDDCLSQKSSSSLPSTTTSSLGKEQRKKNTGRGRGLKGKEQQKAPPPRIQAL; encoded by the coding sequence ATGTCACCATTTGCAGTTGCTAAAGCATTGGAAAGTGTAGTTTGCAAGATCTACAGCGCCAAGAAGCTGAGCAGTGGTGACATTCAAGTCCAAGTGGAGAATCGAAAACAAAGTAATGCACTGTATTCCCTCACCCACACCCGAGAAACAGCTGTAACCGTAACCTCTCACCGCAGTTTGAACATCGTAAGAGGTGTGATATCTGAGAGTGAACTACTTGAGTGCTCAGACTCCGAGCTTGAAGAAGGGCTGGCTGACGAGGGTGTAGTCTCAGCAAAACGAATCGTGATGCGCAGAGATGGGAAAGAGATTCCCACGAAACACGTAGTCCTGTCTTTCAAGCTCCACAGTCTTCCATCAACAATCAAAGCTGGCTATCTAAACTGTCATGTGAGGGCATATATCCCCAATCCAAGACGCTGCTACAAGTGCCAGAAGTTTGGCCACGGTTCGCATGTGTGTCGTGGACAGGCTGTCTGTGCAAGGTGTGCTGGCAAAGACCACTCGTCAGAGACATGCTCAAATGATATCCGTTGCACCAACTGTGAAGGTAGCCACCCCGCGTACTCCAGATCCTGGCCTTTCTGGCAGGAGGAGAAACAggttctcaaaataaagtttgagCAAAACGTCACGTACCGAGCGGCGAGAGCCCAGCTACagttccagaagaaaggaactttctctgatgtggtgcgcaggggagtggcaccactcagagtttcagtggagacccagacctctgggCCCCCACACCACACTCCCCAACTCAAAGAGAGGGTCACAGAGGTGCTTCCTCCAGTGGCCACACAGCCAATCACCCAGGGAGAGGCCGCCACAGCCTCAAAGGAGGTTGTTGTATCTCCCTccgtttgggacgggattgccaAGGGCCTGTCCCAAAGTACAAGCCAAGACATGAATGTCGATGATGACGACTGCTTatcgcagaagtcgtcatcgAGTCTTCCAAGTACTACTACTTCGTCCTTGGGCAAAgagcagagaaagaaaaacaccggTAGAGGACGGGGTCTGAAAGGCAAAGAACAGCAAAAGGCCCCTCCACCAAGGATACAAGCTCTTTGA